A single region of the Deinococcus multiflagellatus genome encodes:
- the folB gene encoding dihydroneopterin aldolase, whose protein sequence is MNAAPSSPSSSRVVLQGLEFHARHGVYDTEAALGARFVVDAELYYPFAGLADDLDAAVNYAEVYAAIAAEITGTRRLLIEVLADQIARRVLREQPRLTHVTVRVHKPFAPLPGVFRDVFAELTLRRAEL, encoded by the coding sequence ATGAACGCTGCCCCGTCTTCCCCTTCCTCCAGCCGCGTGGTGCTGCAGGGCCTGGAATTTCACGCGCGCCACGGGGTCTACGACACCGAGGCGGCCCTGGGGGCCCGGTTCGTGGTGGACGCCGAGCTGTATTACCCCTTTGCCGGGCTGGCCGATGACCTGGACGCGGCCGTGAACTACGCCGAGGTTTATGCCGCCATTGCCGCCGAGATCACCGGCACGCGCCGCCTGCTGATTGAGGTGCTGGCCGACCAGATCGCGCGCCGGGTGCTGCGCGAGCAGCCGCGCCTGACCCACGTGACCGTGCGGGTGCACAAACCGTTTGCCCCGCTGCCCGGCGTGTTCCGCGACGTGTTCGCCGAGTTGACCCTCCGCCGGGCCGAGCTATGA